In the Chroococcidiopsis sp. SAG 2025 genome, one interval contains:
- a CDS encoding glycosyltransferase family 2 protein yields MNHQQPRLSIGMPVYNAEQFITEAIDAILAQTYTDFELIISDNASSDRTQEICQAYAAKDRRIKYYRNERNIGVHRNYRRAFQLATGEYFRWATHDDICAPQGIEKCVEVLDRNPDVVLCYTKTKLINEHGTILEQNYDENPLLTNSPHAHIRFRNLIIDSFSRRYRGQQLFGVMRHSVAATTPLLGDYSGGDKPFLARMTLLGKYYEVPEYLFFNREHSQRSSSKEMNSPYLRMRLFNPDTKGEKPVFPRWSVFLDYLSAIKDVPLSLSERIRCYLVLGTWLGKNKNWEQLIKELIKASVWSIYFSKHRQMLVQQHQAEIPSGSS; encoded by the coding sequence ATGAATCACCAGCAACCGCGCCTCAGCATTGGTATGCCCGTGTATAATGCCGAGCAGTTTATCACAGAAGCAATAGACGCAATTTTGGCTCAAACCTATACAGACTTTGAGCTGATTATTTCAGACAATGCCTCCAGCGATCGCACTCAGGAAATCTGTCAAGCATACGCAGCAAAAGATCGGCGGATCAAATACTATCGGAACGAGCGCAATATTGGCGTTCATCGAAATTACAGACGCGCCTTTCAATTAGCGACAGGTGAGTATTTTAGATGGGCTACCCACGATGATATTTGCGCTCCACAAGGGATTGAAAAATGCGTTGAAGTTTTAGATCGAAATCCAGATGTCGTCTTGTGTTACACCAAGACTAAATTAATTAACGAACATGGCACGATTTTAGAGCAAAACTACGATGAAAACCCCCTGCTCACTAATTCACCACACGCTCATATTCGTTTTCGGAATTTGATAATTGACTCTTTTTCTCGACGCTATCGCGGTCAGCAACTTTTTGGAGTCATGCGTCATAGTGTTGCTGCAACAACTCCTCTTTTAGGCGATTACTCTGGTGGGGATAAGCCTTTTCTGGCTCGCATGACTTTATTAGGTAAATATTATGAAGTTCCTGAATATTTGTTCTTTAACAGAGAACATTCTCAGCGTTCTTCTAGTAAGGAGATGAATAGCCCCTACTTACGTATGCGGTTATTCAACCCTGATACCAAAGGAGAAAAACCTGTCTTTCCTAGATGGAGTGTTTTTTTAGATTATTTAAGTGCGATTAAAGACGTACCTCTCAGCCTATCCGAACGAATTCGTTGCTATTTAGTTCTCGGGACTTGGTTAGGAAAAAACAAGAACTGGGAGCAATTAATTAAAGAATTAATTAAGGCATCTGTCTGGTCTATTTATTTTTCTAAACATCGCCAGATGTTAGTACAACAACACCAAGCTGAAATTCCATCAGGTTCATCATAA
- a CDS encoding glycosyltransferase family 61 protein has translation MIFSTHLLKKNVLVVSRRALGGTLRRIFQKWTFYLISKFKLKIVTRKELLANRTKDRVFQFADRETIILGKPSHSSDDIKAIGSTIGTYILNESFVHEAVDAELIGSIAVGFDRERSIISETITGNPDCRKYLPAQTLISQKLPNSGVSQFDTVCSLVNWNSGYFHWIADSLIRFEGLAHYEAQTGIKPNLIINPNPAKWKQESLRLLGYNPDDCIQWNGGRIKTKRLVVPSFRREYNIISPQACRWLRQRMSSHLPAISSNLAFSPRIYISRPKTTGRHIINEDDVLKLLTPLGFVAYKMEELSVADQVRLFSQAEFIVAPHGAGLTNIIFAQKLSLIELFGSFGNPCFFALAQALGFRYGCLGVDFNPKNKSGKYQGMMVNVVKLQVLVEEMLNMRYSDRHPVITTY, from the coding sequence GTGATTTTTTCAACGCATCTACTCAAAAAAAATGTCCTGGTTGTTTCTCGTCGAGCATTAGGCGGAACGTTACGACGAATATTTCAAAAGTGGACGTTTTATCTAATAAGTAAATTCAAACTGAAAATTGTAACAAGGAAAGAACTTCTTGCTAATCGCACAAAGGATCGCGTGTTTCAATTTGCCGATCGCGAGACAATTATCCTTGGTAAACCAAGTCATTCCTCGGACGATATAAAAGCGATCGGCAGTACAATTGGTACGTACATCTTAAATGAATCTTTTGTACATGAAGCAGTTGATGCAGAACTTATTGGTTCTATAGCTGTTGGTTTCGACCGCGAAAGAAGCATCATCTCAGAAACAATCACAGGTAATCCAGACTGTAGAAAATACCTACCCGCACAAACTTTAATCTCACAAAAACTTCCTAACTCAGGAGTTTCTCAGTTTGATACAGTTTGCTCGTTAGTGAATTGGAATAGTGGTTATTTCCACTGGATAGCAGATAGCTTAATTCGATTTGAAGGACTGGCACATTATGAAGCCCAAACTGGAATTAAACCAAATTTAATTATTAATCCTAATCCTGCTAAATGGAAACAAGAATCTCTCAGACTTTTAGGATACAATCCAGATGACTGTATTCAGTGGAACGGAGGGAGAATCAAAACTAAACGATTAGTCGTCCCCTCTTTTCGGCGAGAGTACAACATCATATCACCTCAAGCTTGTCGGTGGTTGCGTCAGCGCATGTCGAGCCATCTTCCCGCTATTAGTAGCAATCTTGCTTTTTCACCCAGGATATATATTTCTCGACCCAAAACAACAGGTCGTCATATCATTAATGAGGATGATGTTCTAAAACTCTTAACTCCGTTGGGATTTGTGGCTTACAAAATGGAAGAGTTAAGTGTTGCAGATCAAGTGAGATTATTTTCACAAGCTGAATTTATCGTTGCTCCTCACGGCGCTGGTCTCACAAATATCATTTTTGCTCAGAAACTCAGCCTGATTGAACTTTTTGGTTCATTCGGCAATCCGTGCTTTTTTGCTTTAGCGCAAGCATTAGGTTTTCGTTACGGTTGCTTAGGAGTCGATTTCAATCCGAAAAACAAAAGTGGCAAGTACCAAGGCATGATGGTGAATGTTGTGAAACTACAAGTTTTGGTAGAAGAGATGTTAAACATGAGATATAGCGATCGCCACCCTGTAATTACTACTTATTGA
- a CDS encoding glycosyltransferase family 61 protein codes for MVNFLVAPLRNLLKQKISAAHRRTIGGAIRRSIQQQTFHFVRKIGLKVITRQEVFEGKIEHRVFQFNTGETIVINNPCNGSDQIREILNTTGQHNLSQPFVIEVENAKLVGAIAIGFDEAGNIIAETISGNPDCIKYIPAQTLLLEKLSNWAAPQIEAACSLTNWNSGYFHWLIDCLTRLEGIEYYQAQTGIKPILIIHANPQEWQKESLRLLGYNPDDCIEWNDSGVKVKKLVVPSFRREHNIISPTACQWLRQRLLSNLSDNNSSLSLSPRIYISRPKSAGRNIINEADVMAILAPLGFVAYTMEELSFADEIRLFSQAEIVIAPHGAGLTNIIFASQKLIVIDLFGSFGTPCFFALAQALGFYYGCLGEGFDPKNKTGKYKGITVDIAKLQVLLQELLNVRDNDRQVASVEDTLFLTGDSAV; via the coding sequence GTGGTAAATTTTCTGGTCGCGCCTTTGAGGAATTTGCTCAAGCAAAAGATTTCGGCTGCTCATCGTAGAACAATTGGTGGAGCAATCCGACGCTCAATTCAGCAACAAACATTTCATTTTGTTAGAAAGATCGGCTTGAAAGTCATCACGAGACAGGAAGTTTTTGAAGGCAAGATCGAACATCGAGTTTTTCAATTTAATACCGGAGAAACAATTGTCATTAATAATCCCTGTAATGGTTCTGACCAGATTCGAGAAATTTTAAATACAACTGGTCAACATAATTTGTCACAACCATTTGTCATAGAGGTAGAAAATGCTAAGTTAGTTGGAGCTATAGCTATTGGTTTTGATGAAGCTGGCAACATAATTGCAGAAACGATCTCGGGAAATCCAGACTGCATTAAATATATTCCAGCTCAAACTTTACTTTTGGAAAAGTTGTCTAACTGGGCAGCACCACAGATAGAGGCGGCTTGTTCGTTAACTAACTGGAATAGCGGTTATTTTCACTGGTTGATAGATTGTCTAACTCGACTTGAAGGAATTGAGTACTATCAAGCACAAACTGGAATTAAACCAATTCTAATTATTCATGCTAATCCTCAAGAATGGCAAAAAGAGTCTCTCAGACTTTTAGGATACAACCCAGATGATTGTATTGAATGGAACGACTCTGGCGTTAAAGTTAAAAAGTTAGTTGTCCCCTCTTTTCGACGAGAACACAACATCATATCGCCTACAGCCTGTCAGTGGTTGCGCCAGCGCTTATTGAGCAATCTGTCAGATAATAACAGCAGTCTCTCTTTATCACCTAGAATATATATTTCTCGACCCAAATCAGCCGGACGCAATATCATTAATGAAGCAGATGTCATGGCGATTTTGGCTCCTTTGGGTTTCGTCGCTTATACGATGGAAGAACTTAGTTTTGCAGACGAAATTAGACTATTTTCCCAAGCAGAAATAGTTATTGCGCCTCACGGTGCTGGTCTAACAAATATAATTTTTGCATCCCAGAAATTAATTGTTATCGATCTTTTTGGTTCGTTTGGCACGCCGTGTTTCTTTGCCTTAGCACAAGCATTAGGTTTTTACTACGGTTGCCTGGGAGAGGGCTTCGATCCAAAGAATAAAACTGGAAAGTACAAAGGTATTACGGTAGATATTGCCAAATTGCAAGTTTTACTTCAAGAACTGCTCAACGTTAGAGATAACGATCGCCAAGTTGCCAGTGTAGAAGACACACTATTTCTAACTGGCGACAGTGCCGTCTAA
- the rfbF gene encoding glucose-1-phosphate cytidylyltransferase — translation MKAVLLAGGLGTRLSEETTIKPKPMVEIGGRPILWHIMKTYSTYGINDFIICCGYKGYVIKEYFANYFLHMSDVTFDMRFNQMNVHCGYAEPWRVTLVDTGESTMTGGRLKRVKEHIGSETFCFTYGDGVSSVNIKQLVEFHKQQKTLATLTATQPPGRFGAICLEQEQTKITSFQEKPTGDGAWINGGYFVLEPEVIDYIADDSTVWESEPLEKLAYNEQLSAYKHDGFWQPMDTLRDKNYLEDLWKSGKAPWKVW, via the coding sequence ATGAAAGCTGTTCTACTTGCTGGGGGACTTGGCACTCGTTTAAGTGAAGAAACTACCATTAAGCCAAAGCCAATGGTTGAAATTGGTGGTAGACCAATTCTTTGGCACATTATGAAGACTTATTCTACCTATGGCATTAATGATTTTATTATTTGCTGCGGCTACAAAGGTTATGTAATTAAAGAGTACTTTGCTAACTATTTCTTACACATGTCCGATGTCACATTTGATATGCGCTTTAATCAAATGAACGTTCACTGCGGTTATGCCGAACCTTGGCGAGTCACGCTAGTTGATACGGGAGAATCAACCATGACTGGTGGACGACTGAAGCGAGTCAAAGAGCATATTGGTAGTGAAACTTTCTGTTTTACTTATGGCGATGGTGTGAGTAGCGTCAATATCAAACAGCTAGTTGAATTTCACAAGCAACAAAAAACTTTAGCAACTTTAACAGCAACTCAACCACCAGGAAGATTTGGTGCAATTTGCCTAGAGCAGGAACAAACTAAAATTACTTCTTTCCAAGAAAAGCCTACAGGAGATGGCGCTTGGATTAATGGTGGTTACTTTGTTTTGGAGCCAGAAGTGATTGATTACATAGCAGATGACTCCACAGTTTGGGAAAGCGAACCATTAGAAAAATTAGCTTATAACGAGCAATTATCTGCCTACAAACATGATGGTTTTTGGCAGCCAATGGATACTTTAAGAGATAAAAACTATCTCGAAGATCTTTGGAAGAGCGGTAAAGCTCCTTGGAAAGTATGGTAG
- a CDS encoding class I SAM-dependent methyltransferase: MRSKRFEFFQQLVAPLPRPLSIIDIGGTSKFWEQCGWAGVDNFQITIVNLKMSECEHSNIKVKIGDATNLVDYSDRSFDIAFSNSAIEHLFTFENQAAMAREVKRVGRTYWVQTPNYWFPIEPHFQFIGWQWLPTTVRVEILRRYACGRRGPYPDLEQARKNVREIRLMTRQELCQLFPNANIWEERFCGLVKSCIVYSGFPVQAA, from the coding sequence ATGAGGTCAAAGCGCTTTGAGTTTTTTCAGCAGTTAGTAGCACCTTTACCGCGACCGCTATCGATTATCGATATTGGTGGCACTTCAAAGTTTTGGGAGCAATGTGGTTGGGCAGGTGTAGACAATTTTCAGATTACAATTGTTAATCTAAAAATGAGTGAGTGTGAACATTCAAACATCAAAGTAAAGATTGGTGATGCAACAAATCTAGTTGATTACTCAGATCGAAGCTTTGATATTGCTTTTAGTAATTCAGCAATCGAACACTTGTTTACATTTGAAAATCAGGCAGCTATGGCTAGAGAAGTTAAGCGAGTGGGGCGCACCTATTGGGTGCAAACTCCTAATTATTGGTTTCCAATCGAACCCCACTTTCAGTTTATAGGATGGCAGTGGCTACCTACTACGGTAAGGGTTGAAATTCTTCGACGCTATGCCTGTGGGCGGCGTGGTCCATACCCAGATCTGGAGCAGGCAAGAAAAAACGTCCGCGAAATCAGACTGATGACTCGCCAAGAGCTTTGTCAACTGTTTCCCAACGCCAATATTTGGGAAGAACGTTTCTGTGGACTTGTGAAGTCTTGCATTGTATATAGCGGGTTCCCAGTTCAGGCAGCTTGA
- a CDS encoding heparin lyase I family protein, with translation MNTKGCNHFFIGVLALCTTFFCLPAGVHKSDAKIIDSVTTNVKHPEIGKGGSACQKLAAISPVKGNGQRVFKHWVNRCGERAEMATKRTKIGSTYWYGWSLFVPSTWKDTDAGFDIVNQFPTYPSHNGRFPKSGCGASGSTISRQANKGLVFNLQRKGDNVDVLCTKHTLAKISEIKGKWTDFVMHVKWTGNKDGFLKLWMKTGNNKYIQKINYQGATFWNDENTGPYFKMGLYKGEPNFKGPAPRFLYTAEYRLGDANSSFKQVMPRLSKQKIVE, from the coding sequence ATGAATACTAAAGGGTGTAATCATTTCTTTATAGGTGTATTAGCGTTGTGTACGACCTTCTTTTGCTTACCAGCAGGAGTACATAAATCTGATGCAAAAATAATTGATTCAGTTACGACGAATGTTAAGCATCCAGAAATCGGTAAGGGGGGTTCTGCTTGCCAAAAGCTAGCAGCTATTTCCCCTGTTAAAGGGAACGGACAGAGGGTTTTCAAGCATTGGGTAAACCGTTGTGGCGAACGGGCTGAAATGGCAACGAAAAGAACCAAGATTGGTAGCACCTACTGGTATGGGTGGTCATTGTTCGTTCCTTCTACTTGGAAAGATACCGATGCAGGATTTGATATCGTCAATCAATTTCCTACTTATCCCAGCCATAACGGTAGATTTCCTAAGAGTGGGTGTGGTGCTTCTGGATCTACAATTTCTCGCCAAGCCAATAAAGGCTTGGTGTTTAATCTCCAACGTAAGGGTGATAACGTAGATGTCCTATGTACCAAACACACCTTAGCGAAGATTTCTGAGATCAAAGGAAAATGGACTGATTTTGTCATGCATGTCAAATGGACGGGCAACAAAGATGGATTCCTTAAACTGTGGATGAAAACAGGTAATAATAAATACATTCAAAAAATAAACTATCAGGGAGCTACCTTTTGGAACGATGAAAATACGGGACCGTATTTCAAGATGGGATTGTATAAGGGCGAGCCTAACTTTAAGGGTCCCGCCCCTCGGTTTCTATATACTGCTGAATATCGGTTAGGGGATGCTAATTCCAGCTTTAAACAAGTAATGCCACGCCTCTCTAAGCAAAAAATAGTTGAATAA
- a CDS encoding glycosyltransferase family 61 protein has translation MSSLMGILKKKIMTGRLRSAVGMIRFPLRQWMFSIATKKLGLNILTREEIRKHREQYSLIQFGEEEIILVDEPYNKNPSEIPSIIASRIGKANTLNQPCVFEVANARLVGSTAVGFDAGGNLLAETLNPLNLSRAIPTRTHILKYFPTWEDRVDTACSIVMGNGNYFHWIADYLTRLQGLEFYQEQTGIKPTLIIDKNPAKWQIESLKLLGYEPENCLSWNGSSLKVDRLVIPSWRRERRIIPPSVCRWMRQRMLSNLDKFESQSESFSSRIYISRTKTTGRQVINEEEVLAALAPLGFVAYTMEKMSFADQVRLFSQAEIVVSPHGAALTNTLFSQNLSVIEFFGSYGSPSFFLLAKALGFRYACLASGYSGKNEFSQKYNGVTVDVARLQVLVEEMLSLSSDRSLLSMSS, from the coding sequence ATGTCATCTTTAATGGGTATACTTAAGAAAAAAATTATGACTGGTCGTCTGAGATCGGCGGTTGGAATGATTCGTTTTCCGCTCCGTCAATGGATGTTTTCCATCGCTACAAAAAAACTCGGCTTAAATATCTTAACTAGAGAAGAAATCCGAAAACATAGAGAACAATATTCTTTAATTCAATTTGGGGAAGAGGAAATAATTCTAGTTGACGAGCCTTACAATAAAAACCCCAGTGAAATTCCCAGCATAATTGCTAGCAGAATTGGTAAAGCGAATACTTTAAACCAACCTTGCGTATTTGAAGTTGCAAATGCTCGGCTAGTAGGCTCTACAGCCGTAGGATTTGATGCAGGCGGAAATTTACTTGCAGAAACACTCAATCCGTTAAATTTAAGTAGAGCTATACCTACACGCACCCATATTCTTAAATACTTCCCTACTTGGGAAGATCGAGTAGATACAGCCTGTTCGATAGTTATGGGTAACGGTAATTATTTTCACTGGATTGCAGATTATTTAACTCGGCTTCAAGGACTTGAATTCTATCAAGAACAAACTGGAATAAAGCCAACTTTAATTATAGATAAAAATCCTGCCAAGTGGCAGATAGAGTCTCTCAAACTCCTGGGATACGAGCCAGAGAATTGTCTATCCTGGAATGGATCGAGCTTAAAAGTCGATCGATTAGTCATCCCCTCCTGGCGACGCGAACGGCGCATCATACCACCTTCTGTCTGTCGGTGGATGCGGCAGCGTATGCTCAGTAATCTAGATAAATTTGAAAGTCAAAGTGAAAGTTTCAGTTCTAGAATCTATATTTCTAGAACCAAAACAACTGGTCGTCAAGTGATTAATGAAGAAGAAGTTTTAGCAGCTTTAGCTCCATTAGGATTTGTAGCTTACACAATGGAGAAAATGAGCTTTGCAGATCAAGTTAGATTGTTTTCTCAAGCAGAAATAGTTGTTTCGCCTCACGGTGCTGCGCTTACAAATACCCTATTTTCACAGAACTTAAGCGTCATCGAATTTTTTGGTTCGTATGGTAGTCCATCTTTCTTCCTCTTAGCAAAAGCATTAGGTTTTCGATACGCTTGCCTTGCGTCAGGATACAGTGGCAAGAATGAGTTTAGTCAGAAGTATAACGGCGTAACAGTAGATGTAGCGAGACTGCAGGTTCTCGTTGAAGAAATGTTATCACTATCGAGCGATCGCTCGTTGTTAAGTATGTCGTCATAA
- a CDS encoding SDR family oxidoreductase has translation MKILVTGTEGYLGSLLAPILMQRGHEIIGVDTGFYKVGWLYNGTALTAKTLNKDLRQISIEDLEGVEAIVHMAELSNDPAGQLYPNITYDINHKGSVRLATLAKTAGVRRFVYMSSCSVYGVATAGDVTEESPVNPQTAYAECKTLVERDVKAMADDSFSPTFMRNATAFGASPRMRFDIVLNNLAGLAWTTKEIKMTSDGTPWRPLVHALDIAKAIACTLEAPRDIIHNQIFNVGDTAQNYRVKQVAEIIAETFKGCKLSFGENGADNRSYRVSFEKINTVLPGFKCEWDARRGAQQLFDLFTQIDMTADTFLFRGFTRLKQLEYLIRTQQIDRDFYWQK, from the coding sequence ATGAAAATTCTTGTTACTGGTACAGAAGGCTATCTCGGTTCGTTATTAGCTCCAATTTTGATGCAGCGCGGGCATGAAATCATCGGCGTAGACACTGGATTCTATAAAGTTGGTTGGTTGTACAACGGCACGGCACTGACTGCTAAAACACTCAATAAAGATCTGCGGCAGATTTCAATTGAAGATCTGGAAGGGGTGGAAGCGATCGTCCATATGGCAGAGCTTTCCAACGATCCAGCTGGACAATTATATCCCAACATCACCTACGACATTAATCATAAAGGTTCCGTCCGCCTCGCTACCCTGGCAAAAACAGCGGGAGTGCGGCGCTTTGTCTACATGTCTTCGTGTAGCGTCTACGGAGTTGCAACCGCAGGAGATGTGACTGAAGAATCTCCAGTCAATCCGCAAACCGCTTATGCCGAGTGTAAAACGCTTGTCGAGCGAGATGTCAAGGCAATGGCTGATGATAGTTTTTCGCCTACATTCATGCGAAATGCGACAGCTTTTGGTGCTTCCCCCAGAATGCGCTTTGATATCGTCTTAAATAACTTGGCGGGGTTGGCTTGGACGACCAAAGAAATTAAAATGACCAGTGACGGTACGCCCTGGCGACCCCTAGTCCACGCCCTCGATATTGCTAAGGCGATCGCCTGCACGCTGGAAGCTCCGCGCGATATTATTCATAATCAAATCTTTAACGTGGGTGACACGGCGCAAAATTATCGTGTCAAACAAGTTGCCGAAATCATTGCTGAAACTTTTAAAGGATGCAAGTTGAGTTTTGGCGAAAATGGGGCAGATAACCGCAGCTATCGCGTCAGTTTCGAGAAGATTAACACGGTACTGCCAGGATTCAAATGCGAGTGGGATGCACGGCGCGGCGCTCAACAATTATTCGATCTATTTACTCAAATTGATATGACTGCGGACACGTTTTTATTCAGAGGATTTACTCGGTTGAAGCAGTTGGAATATTTGATTCGGACTCAGCAAATCGATCGCGATTTTTATTGGCAGAAGTAG
- a CDS encoding heparin lyase I family protein, whose product MTVENCNKSAKRKQRSLRSALGTIFLGTALFASVGIHQSHAGIIESSTEITQARNKGCSGIEPSYNIKRAGQTAFKHWINRCGERAELEKKKTKIGETYWYGWSLFVPTDWQDSDPGFDIVNQFPAYPSHNGRFPKSGCGAAGSTISRQANKGLMFNLQRKGDNVDVLCTKHALAKISEIKGKWTDFVMHVKWTGNNDGFLKVWVKVGDGHTFKK is encoded by the coding sequence ATGACCGTTGAAAATTGCAATAAATCCGCCAAACGGAAACAGCGATCGCTACGCTCGGCTTTAGGCACGATATTCTTGGGTACGGCTTTGTTTGCTTCAGTAGGAATACATCAATCTCATGCCGGAATCATTGAGTCATCAACTGAAATTACCCAAGCTAGAAATAAAGGTTGTTCAGGAATCGAGCCTTCCTACAATATTAAAAGAGCTGGTCAGACAGCTTTTAAACATTGGATCAATCGTTGTGGTGAGCGTGCCGAACTGGAAAAGAAGAAAACCAAAATTGGCGAAACCTACTGGTATGGATGGTCTTTATTCGTTCCTACAGACTGGCAAGATAGTGACCCAGGATTTGATATCGTCAATCAATTTCCTGCTTATCCGAGCCATAACGGTAGATTTCCTAAGAGTGGGTGTGGTGCTGCTGGGTCTACAATTTCTCGCCAAGCCAATAAAGGCTTGATGTTTAATCTCCAACGTAAGGGTGATAACGTAGATGTCCTATGTACCAAACACGCCCTAGCGAAGATTTCTGAGATCAAAGGAAAATGGACTGATTTTGTCATGCATGTCAAATGGACGGGCAACAACGATGGATTTCTCAAAGTTTGGGTTAAGGTAGGTGATGGCCATACGTTCAAAAAATAG
- a CDS encoding GMC family oxidoreductase gives MLVDALKLPAETLVETDICIIGAGAAGITLARELRDRQEQVCLLESGGLEYEEQIQSLYAGENTGLPYFPLKEARGRYFGGSTNLWGGWSRPMDEIDFEHRPWMPYSGWCFSKAELDPYYERAQTACHLGLFEYDLAYWQEALAQQCQVPATTEQLATYLWQIIPCTHLRFGEAYRAEIEQASNITTYLHANVLEIETNDSAQAVTRLRVASSDGKQFSVAAKVFVLAAGGIENPRLLLASNRVQSGGVGNQHDLVGRFFMEHPYLISGKAELSNSAELYTRIKFPVGETFLATGLGLSKEVQEREQILNFGLRLLAIDEWLEAYKRLRSRTQQTVRHKAFPSIAEGRKNVGKSSTIADFVKVASRPDRFADRMTKKLFQQSIAARQFNSCDTHLIGEQAPNPDSRVILSRDRDKLGMNRVQLDWRLSPIDKYTIARSQQLIAAEFERSGLGKIHIELTDDEATWRSVAGSYHHIGTTRMSSNPKEGVVNEHCQVHGIHNLYIAGSSVFPTSGLSNPTLTIVALAIRLADRLKDRLDNSAEISPAVAVQAI, from the coding sequence ATGTTAGTTGATGCTTTGAAATTACCAGCAGAAACGCTGGTAGAAACAGACATTTGTATTATCGGTGCTGGTGCGGCAGGAATCACGCTCGCACGCGAATTGCGCGATCGCCAAGAACAAGTTTGTTTGCTTGAAAGTGGCGGACTCGAGTATGAGGAACAGATTCAATCGCTGTATGCGGGAGAGAATACAGGTCTACCTTATTTTCCCTTGAAAGAAGCGCGAGGGCGCTATTTTGGCGGTTCGACTAACCTCTGGGGCGGTTGGAGCCGCCCGATGGATGAAATTGATTTTGAGCATCGTCCCTGGATGCCCTATAGCGGTTGGTGTTTCAGTAAGGCGGAGTTAGACCCCTACTACGAACGGGCGCAAACTGCTTGTCATTTGGGTCTGTTTGAATACGATTTGGCATACTGGCAAGAGGCGTTAGCGCAACAATGTCAAGTCCCCGCAACTACAGAGCAGCTTGCCACTTATCTATGGCAGATCATCCCATGTACTCACTTGCGTTTTGGCGAAGCGTATCGCGCCGAGATCGAGCAGGCAAGTAATATTACCACCTATCTCCACGCTAACGTGCTGGAGATTGAAACCAACGACAGCGCTCAAGCCGTGACGCGGCTGCGGGTGGCAAGCTCCGATGGGAAACAGTTCTCGGTAGCAGCAAAAGTCTTTGTACTAGCAGCAGGTGGAATTGAAAATCCCCGCTTGCTCTTAGCTTCCAACCGGGTGCAAAGTGGTGGAGTCGGCAACCAACACGATTTGGTGGGCAGATTCTTCATGGAGCATCCCTATTTAATTTCTGGCAAAGCCGAGTTATCAAACTCAGCTGAGTTATACACGCGAATTAAGTTTCCCGTGGGTGAAACATTTCTGGCAACAGGCTTAGGGTTGTCCAAAGAAGTGCAAGAACGCGAACAAATTCTTAATTTTGGATTGAGGTTATTAGCCATTGATGAATGGTTAGAAGCATACAAGCGATTGCGATCGCGAACTCAGCAAACAGTCCGACATAAAGCTTTTCCCTCGATCGCAGAAGGGCGGAAGAACGTAGGTAAATCTTCTACAATTGCAGATTTCGTCAAAGTCGCTAGCCGTCCCGATCGCTTTGCTGACAGAATGACGAAAAAACTGTTTCAGCAATCGATTGCGGCGCGACAATTTAATAGTTGCGATACCCATTTAATTGGGGAGCAAGCACCCAATCCCGATAGTCGGGTTATTCTCAGCCGCGATCGCGATAAATTAGGGATGAATCGCGTCCAGCTTGACTGGCGTTTGAGTCCGATTGACAAGTATACAATTGCGCGATCGCAACAGTTAATTGCGGCAGAATTCGAGCGTTCTGGACTAGGAAAAATTCACATCGAACTAACTGACGATGAAGCGACTTGGCGATCGGTAGCTGGCTCGTATCATCATATCGGGACAACCCGCATGAGTAGCAACCCCAAGGAAGGCGTTGTCAACGAGCATTGTCAAGTGCATGGAATTCACAACTTATATATCGCTGGTAGCTCGGTTTTCCCCACCAGCGGACTCTCCAATCCTACGCTCACGATTGTCGCTTTAGCGATCCGACTTGCCGATCGCCTGAAAGATCGTTTGGATAACTCTGCTGAAATCAGTCCAGCAGTTGCAGTTCAGGCTATTTAG